The nucleotide sequence CCTGCCCTTATGAGGGATGAACTTATTTTGCACCCTAATCGGCTCTTAACTATCCCTATTTTTACGATTGCTAAAGGCTTTAATCCTTTTTCTTCTCTCGCTTTATTAACTATCAGCGCACCCTTATAGGTTTCTTCACTAACGACAATTGCTTCTAAGCTTTTCAGCTTGTCAGCAAATCCTATCGCATTGTTAATTTTTATTATGCGATAATTTCTGTACCCATTAACTTCAAAGAACTTAATCAAATCTCTCAAGCGAATTTCATAAGGAAGAATTTTTTCAGCATAAGGCTTATTTTTAATCATCTCATCAGATGTTAAACCAATGTAGACATATTTTCCAACTTCAAAGGCTTTCCTAAGTAAAGCTTTATGCCCCAAATGCAATCTATCGAAAGTCCCGCCAACTACAACTTTTTTGTATCTCATGTTCATCCCTTCAACATTTGAACCAATAAATTTTTGTATCCACTTACAAAAAGTTTAGGGAGGTGAGAAAAATGAGAAAGAGCATTGTGCTTGTTCTAATGTTCATCACTGCACTGAGTTTTGCAAATCAAGCTTTTGCTTACGAACCGCAAAGGCTTTTTGATATAGAGATGTACATAACAGTTTATCCTAGCGGAACTGCAATGGTTAAAATAAACGCTAAGCTGATAGACCCCGCATTTATTGCATATTTTACTAATTTAAACAATTCAAATCCCCAAAATGCTAACAATGAGTTCCGAAAGATGGTCTACTCTCTCATTTATGGAAACTTCAAAAGAGAAGTGGAAAAAAAATCCAAAGAGGCTATGATTGTCATCCCAGAGGTAGGTTTTATTAAAATTGGCAAGAACTGGACCGCAGTTGTGAATTTCAAAATATACAATTTCCTCGTTGAGAAAAACCAAACACTTCAGAGCTCCGTATATGGTCCAATGAGCTTCTTATTCAAAAACCATGTCTTTGAATACACATGGAAAAAGCTGACACTTGTATTTCCAAAAGACATGTATGTTGTAAATCTAGCCCCAGCTCCAAAAGAGCTAACAGAAAATGTTGCAGTTTGGGAAAATGGAAACTATCTCCCGATAATCGTGCTCACATTTAATGAGACAGTATTCCAGCAAGAGAGAACGAAAAAGACTAAAATAATTCCATTCGAAGAGTTCTTGAACAACAGTACTAAACTCATATACCTAACATATGACCCATTTGCTGGAACGGTAACATTTAATGGAAGTATCACTGGAGTAAAACCGGAGCAGTATCACATTGCAAAGATCATTGACGAATTTAACAGAACAATGGATTTAATAAAATTTGATATAAAAAGCACCGAAAATGGTGTGACTTTTTCTGGAGAAGCAAAGCCAATGCTTCAGTATAAAGAAACATTGACAAAAAAGATGTGGAACGTTACAATAAAACTGCCATTCAGGTTTGACAAAGTTAATATTGAATCGCCAAAGGGACAGAATGTTGAAATGATATATAGCAAAACCGATGGAACCGCTGTAAACATGGTGTTTGAGGAAAAGAAAATCTGTGGGCCGGGAATTATTGTGGGATTGGCTATACTTCCACTGCTTCTGAAGAAACGTAGGAGGTGAATTAATGAATTTAGACTTTTTCTTTTATCCTTCTTCTGTCGCTGTATTCGGTTCTTTCAAAAAAGGGGCAATAGCTTATGAGATTTTAAAAAACATTGTTGAAGGAGGTTTTGAAGGAAGAATAATGCCTATTAACCCAAGGGGAGGAGAAGTAGAAATTTCTGGAAAAAAATTTGAGATAAAGAAAAAACTCGACGAACAAGTGGATGTAGCGATAATAGCAATACCCGCAAAGCTTGTTCCGAGTTTAATTGAAGAGATTGGAGACAAAATTAAAGGTGCCGTTGTTATTTCTGCCGGTTTTAGTGAAGTCGGCAATATTGAGCTTGAGAGAGAATTAGTTAAAAAAGCAAGAGAGAAGGAAGTTAGAATTATAGGCCCCAACTGTGCTGGAATCTTTGGAGTTCATGGCAAATTCTTCGGTTCCTTTGAGATTAGGGTTAAAAAAGGAGGCTTAGCTTTAATTTCTCAAAGCGGAGCCTTTGGTGGGGCAGCCTTAGCAATGGGAAATGAAGAAGGAATCGGATTCTCCGCTTTTGTATCTTACGGAAACGCAGCAGATTTAACAGAGAGTGACTTTCTAAGATACTTCGCTGATGACGAAAATACTAGGATAATAGCTCTGTACATTGAAGGAGTGAAAGATGGAAGAACTTTTATTGAAGCTTTGAAATATGCCACATCCAAGAAACCTGTGGTAATTTTAAAAGCTGGAAAGAGCGAGAGCGGTTCAAAGGCTGCTCAGAGTCATACCGGTTCATTAGCTGGCAGTTATGAAATTTACAAAGCAGCATTTAACCAGTTTGGTGCAATAGAAGTTGAAGAGATGGAAGAGCTTTTTGATGCTGCTAAGGCCTTTGAGATGTATGAGAAAGCTGGAAAGAGGATAGCGATTATAACAAATTCCGGTGGACCAGGAGTTTTAGCAACGGACAAAGCTGAACGCCTAGGCTTAGAGATTGCAAAGCTTAGTGAAGAAACTATAAAAGCTCTCAGAGAATTTCTACCACCTCAGTGTTCCGTTAAGAATCCAATAGACTTAATCGCAGATGCAGATTATGAGAGATACAAGAGAACAGTTGAGATCGTTGGAAAAGATGAAAACGTTGATGCCCTGCTTGTAATCTGTGTGCCCCCAATTTTCATCCCAAGTGAAGAGATAGCGAAAGCTGTAATTGATGCAAAATGCGAGAAGCCAATAATAGTGAACTTCATGGCTGGAGAGCTCGTTAGAGAAGGAGTTAAGCTTCTGGCAGAGAGAGGAATTAAGAACTTTCCAACACCCGAAAGGGCGGCAAAAGCACTGTATTGGCTCAGCTTGAGGGAAAAGATTTAATTACTGGCTTTTCTTTATTCTTACTTGGTGATGAGAATGAATGCATATAGGTTATTGTATCCGATGAGAACTTATCTAGTAGTCTCAGGTCATGGCGAGGAAGCAAATGTTATGGCAGCTGATTGGGTAACCATACTATCACACGAACCATTTATGGTGGGGGTAGCTGTTTCGCCAAGGAGATACACTCACAGACTAATCAGCAAATATAAAGAGTTCGTTATAAGCGTTCCAAGCTTGGATATGCTTAGAGATGTTTGGATTGCCGGAACAAAGAGTGGCCCATCAAAGCTTAAGGACATGAACATTACTTTAGTGCCCTCAATGAAAACAGAAACACCCAGCATAAGGGAAGCATTGGCAAACATTGAGTGCAGAGTTGTCGATGCTAGGGATTACGGAGACCACACATGGTTTGTTGGTGAAGTTGTCGGATGGAGCTACAACGGAGAAGCATTCAAAAATGGCAAGCCAAATTTGAAGTTCAAATTCCTAGCCCATGCAGCATGGACGGACTTTGTGACCTTTGAGGATAAGATTTACAAAACAGAATAAAACTCAAAAATAAATGACATCTGTATTTTTAAACTCCGGGTATATTGTTTTCTTTATGCGGATCCTATTAGAACCAATGACATCACCAATAAAAAGCACGAGTTCCTCAAAGTAACTTGGAACGAAAGGTTTCAGCTGATTCCAAAGTTCTGAGTTCACGAACAGTAAATGCCTAATATCAATCCCTGAAGCCGTAAAGTACTTGATTATATCATGGATTGCTTGCAACCTCTCTTTATGATTTATCATTCCCAAATACTTCTCGACCCCCAGATAAACATTAAATACCGGCTTTTCTTCATAAACTTGAAAGATTACCTTTTTAAATCCTTTGTATGCCTTCTTTTTATCTATTGAATAAACCAATGAGACTTCAATCGTCTTAACAACATTCCCAATCTTAGCTTTCCCACTAACTTTTAAAACAGGAACGTCTTTTAAAATTCTCTTAGTGTCTATGTTGAAACTCCTAGCTTGGTAATCCATTATAACTAAAGTATCAAAAACATCAATAAGGACAACTTCAACGTCTCCTTTGATATCCTTTAATTTTTCTAAGAGCCCAAAAAGTATAACTCCTGGATGAAAGTATGAGGAATATCTAATGAGCCCTATCGTCTTTGGAATAAACAAGTTAATAACCTCTTCCATAGAAACTTCTTGAAAAGTGTCCATTTTAACCACCAAGCCATACTTCTGCTGAGTTCCCTAGAAGTGGATCACCTTTCCAACTAGTTCCTTATCAATTGCCTTTAAGACCTTTACATTGGTTGAATCAATCATCTCACCTATGAAGAGCATAACCTCCTCAAAGCACTCTGGAACATAGGGCTTCAATTGAGTCCAAAGTGTTGTGTTTATCACCCAAATATCTCTAATATCAAAAGTCTTTGTCGTCACGTAATTTATGATGTCATGAACTTGAACGAGCCTTTCTCTCTCATCAAGAAGCATTAAAAATTTATCCAATCCAATGTGGATTACAACTATAAATTCTCTATCTGAAAATTCAGACAAGACTTTTTCTAAAGCAACGTTGAATTTTCCCCTATGAATCACATAAGCACCAGAAAGCCCTATCTTTGCTTTTACATCCCCAACATCCAATGAGCCACCGACTTTCAAAATTTTTACACCATTTAGTACAGAATTAAAGTCAAATCCACAAGCTTCAACTTGGTATTGTATTATACCCAAATTGTCAAGCATATCTATAATCACAACACCAACTCTTTCATTATAGTAATGCTTTATTTTCCTTAAGAATTCGTAAACTAAAATTCCAGGGTGATTGTAGCTTGAATATTTTAGCATCATCGTTTCCTTTGGTCTTACTCTCATAATGATATCCTTCACAGTAACAACCTCAATCCCTTTCATTCTCATCCCATCCATCGTCCTATTGGATAGTTTCGGTTATTTATCGAGATTATTAAATGTTTTTTAACAATATATCAAGAATTCAGAAAAAAACTAACATAAGTAGCATAAAATTTCTAAAAATTGACACCATTGCAGACAAGAATTGGCCCCAAGATTAAACCCAATGCTTTTAAAACAAACTTTAGAATGATAAATGATGATCGCATTAGGCATTGAGGGAACAGCACACACTTTAGGGATAGGGATTGTAACTGAAAAGAAAGTTTTAGCCAATGTATTTGATACTCTCACAACTGAAAAAGGCGGTATTCATCCCAAAGAAGCTGCCGAGCATCACGCAAAGCTCATGAAACCTCTTCTAAAGAAAGCTCTTCAAGAAGCCAATATCTCAATTGAAGATGTTGATGTTATAGCTTTTTCTCAGGGTCCCGGGTTAGGGCCTTGTTTGAGAGTAGTTGCCACAGCAGCAAGGGCTCTAGCGATAAAATACAACAGGCCAATTGTAGGTGTAAACCATTGCATTGCACATGTTGAGATAACGAAGATGTTTGGGATTAAAGACCCTGTCGGCTTGTATGTAAGCGGTGGAAACACTCAAGTTTTAGCCCTCGAAGGTAAAAGATATAGGGTCTTTGGAGAGACTTTGGACATCGGAATCGGAAATGCCCTCGACACTTTTGCAAGGGAGATTGGGTTGGGCTTTCCAGGTGGGCCTAAAATTGAAAAGCTTGCGAGAAATGGTAAAAAATACATAGAGTTGCCCTATGCCGTCAAAGGTATGGACTTAAGTTTCTCGGGTCTTTTAACTGAAGCTGTTAGAAAGTTCAAAAGCGGGAAATATAGAATCGAAGACATAGCTTATTCATTTCAAGAAACAGCATTTGCTGCACTGGTTGAGGTTACTGAAAGAGCAGTGGCACATACAGAAAAAGAAGAAGTCGTTTTGGTTGGTGGAGTTGCAGCAAACAACCGTTTAAGGGAAATGTTAAAGATAATGGCCGAGGACAGGGGAGTCAAGTTCTTTGTTCCGCCTTACGATTTGTGTCGTGATAATGGAGCAATGATAGCCTACACTGGTCTGCTGATGTACAAAGCTGGTATAACATTTAAAATTGAAGATACAATTGTTAATCAGAGATTTAGAACAGATGAGGTTGAGGTGACATGGTAGATATAGTTGGTCTTTTTTATAGAGTCTTTATGTTCATCATGATACTGTCCTTAACAATTTTTATCAGTCTTCGAGTCAAGAGATACCCAAAGAATCTCAGACACTTAATGTTATTAGCGGCAATTTTCTCTGGAATAGGTACTTTTGGCAGGTTTATAGATATATTAGTCTTATTCGTCCCGGTACCATTTGCTCCTGAAATTCACATTATAACTCACATTGTTTCAGTTGGAGGAATAATTTGGGTATTTATTTTAATAATGTTATCTCTAGAAACTTATTATATTCCCCTCACTTCCATTGTACAGACTAAGGGAAAGAAAAAAGCTGGAGCCTCATATCTTGTATTATCATCGAACATAATCCATGATGTTATAGAGTTTCTTCAGGACATCAATGAGCCAGTATTAATCTTTACACGATATCCCCATCTCTACGAAAATGAAAATATTAAGAAGATATGGGTGACTACAGCGGATTCTAATGGAGTCTCACCCACTGCACTTCATGTTCTTCAAGATATAGCAATAAAATTTGCATCAGAAAATGAAGGTTCCATTATTATTTTAGACTGCGTGGAGTATCTAGTTATCTACAATGGCTTTAAGAGTGTTTTTAAACTCCTTGTGAGCCTAAAAGATCATCTAATGGTACGAGGTGCAACCCTCATAATATTCGCTGATCCCACAGCATTAGATGAGTCAGAAATTGCACTCCTAAAAAGAGAATTTCACTCTCTGTAATAATATCTCAAAACTTCTTTTTGATTTTCAAAGTGTACTTTGGATATATCTCCCTAGAAAAGCGAACAAATTTAGTTTTTCTTGGAGACTTTTTAATGGTTATTTCAACTTCTGGGCTTAAGTAGGTATAAAATTGACCATCAATTGCCAAAATGACATTCCTAGTCAGTGTCATTATTCTAATATCAATTTTGGACGTTGCTGGAACTACCATCGGGCGAGAACTTAACGCTATAGGTGCCAAGGGAGCTATAATAACGCCATCAATTCGTGGGTCCAAGAAAGGCCCACCTGCAGACATTGCATAACCAGTTGAACCAGTTGGTGTTGAAATTATCAGACCATCAGAACGAACTTCATCTGCCAATCCATCATCAACATAGTATTTTAGGTGAACAATTTTGCCGGGAATTCCAGTCAAAATCGCAACTTCATTTAACGCATCAGGAACTGTGTTTTCTCCATTTAAATAGGTTCTTAACTTTATCCTTTCATCAATATAATAATCACCCTCAATCAGCTTATTTATCGCAAAAAATGCTTCATTGGGCTCAACCTCAGTTAAAAAGCCCAGTGTTCCCATATTAATCCCCAAAATAGGGATATCCTTTTTGGTGCGGTGCTCAATTCTTAGGATAGTCCCATCTCCTCCAATGGCAATTATAAAATCAACATCCATATTTTCAAGCGGAATAACGTCTTCCTCATTAAAATAGGGAAAGTGTTTATGGGTTTCAGTATCTACAAAAACCTCAAATCCACTAACCCTAAGGAAATCGTAAACCCTATATGCCAACTTTAATGCTGCTTCTTTATCTCTTCTCGCTACAACACCAAACTTCATTAACACTCACCACAAGCTGAGGAATACCATCAATGAGGGGATATTTTAGATTACAGCGTTCACAAAATAAATAGTTTTCTTTAAGGTCTAGCTTACCGCCACAGCAAGGACAGGCTAGGATGTTAAGATTTTTCTTTAGTACCTCCACTTTTAACACCCAAATAAATGCTTAAAGCTCCACCTGCTATGCTTGGAAGCCAGAAGGAGATAAATCTATCAATTACTGTTGCAGTAACAGCTAAACTCTTATTTATGCTCAAGCTTAAGTAGAGAGCCGAATTTACTGTCTCCGTTATACCAATTCCTCCAGGAAGAATGCTTATCATTCCCAAGGCGATTCCAGCCATTTGAACCATTAGAATCTTGTAAAGCTCAAGAGGATATCCTATGCTCTCAAAGACAAAATACGTTCTG is from Thermococcus paralvinellae and encodes:
- the coaD gene encoding phosphopantetheine adenylyltransferase, with translation MNMRYKKVVVGGTFDRLHLGHKALLRKAFEVGKYVYIGLTSDEMIKNKPYAEKILPYEIRLRDLIKFFEVNGYRNYRIIKINNAIGFADKLKSLEAIVVSEETYKGALIVNKAREEKGLKPLAIVKIGIVKSRLGCKISSSLIRAGLIDPFGNPKR
- a CDS encoding DUF257 family protein translates to MDTFQEVSMEEVINLFIPKTIGLIRYSSYFHPGVILFGLLEKLKDIKGDVEVVLIDVFDTLVIMDYQARSFNIDTKRILKDVPVLKVSGKAKIGNVVKTIEVSLVYSIDKKKAYKGFKKVIFQVYEEKPVFNVYLGVEKYLGMINHKERLQAIHDIIKYFTASGIDIRHLLFVNSELWNQLKPFVPSYFEELVLFIGDVIGSNRIRIKKTIYPEFKNTDVIYF
- a CDS encoding flavin reductase family protein, yielding MNAYRLLYPMRTYLVVSGHGEEANVMAADWVTILSHEPFMVGVAVSPRRYTHRLISKYKEFVISVPSLDMLRDVWIAGTKSGPSKLKDMNITLVPSMKTETPSIREALANIECRVVDARDYGDHTWFVGEVVGWSYNGEAFKNGKPNLKFKFLAHAAWTDFVTFEDKIYKTE
- a CDS encoding NAD(+) kinase; the encoded protein is MKFGVVARRDKEAALKLAYRVYDFLRVSGFEVFVDTETHKHFPYFNEEDVIPLENMDVDFIIAIGGDGTILRIEHRTKKDIPILGINMGTLGFLTEVEPNEAFFAINKLIEGDYYIDERIKLRTYLNGENTVPDALNEVAILTGIPGKIVHLKYYVDDGLADEVRSDGLIISTPTGSTGYAMSAGGPFLDPRIDGVIIAPLAPIALSSRPMVVPATSKIDIRIMTLTRNVILAIDGQFYTYLSPEVEITIKKSPRKTKFVRFSREIYPKYTLKIKKKF
- a CDS encoding DUF835 domain-containing protein, whose protein sequence is MVDIVGLFYRVFMFIMILSLTIFISLRVKRYPKNLRHLMLLAAIFSGIGTFGRFIDILVLFVPVPFAPEIHIITHIVSVGGIIWVFILIMLSLETYYIPLTSIVQTKGKKKAGASYLVLSSNIIHDVIEFLQDINEPVLIFTRYPHLYENENIKKIWVTTADSNGVSPTALHVLQDIAIKFASENEGSIIILDCVEYLVIYNGFKSVFKLLVSLKDHLMVRGATLIIFADPTALDESEIALLKREFHSL
- a CDS encoding Trm112 family protein, with protein sequence MLKVEVLKKNLNILACPCCGGKLDLKENYLFCERCNLKYPLIDGIPQLVVSVNEVWCCSEKR
- a CDS encoding acetate--CoA ligase family protein, translated to MNLDFFFYPSSVAVFGSFKKGAIAYEILKNIVEGGFEGRIMPINPRGGEVEISGKKFEIKKKLDEQVDVAIIAIPAKLVPSLIEEIGDKIKGAVVISAGFSEVGNIELERELVKKAREKEVRIIGPNCAGIFGVHGKFFGSFEIRVKKGGLALISQSGAFGGAALAMGNEEGIGFSAFVSYGNAADLTESDFLRYFADDENTRIIALYIEGVKDGRTFIEALKYATSKKPVVILKAGKSESGSKAAQSHTGSLAGSYEIYKAAFNQFGAIEVEEMEELFDAAKAFEMYEKAGKRIAIITNSGGPGVLATDKAERLGLEIAKLSEETIKALREFLPPQCSVKNPIDLIADADYERYKRTVEIVGKDENVDALLVICVPPIFIPSEEIAKAVIDAKCEKPIIVNFMAGELVREGVKLLAERGIKNFPTPERAAKALYWLSLREKI
- a CDS encoding bifunctional N(6)-L-threonylcarbamoyladenine synthase/serine/threonine protein kinase, producing the protein MIALGIEGTAHTLGIGIVTEKKVLANVFDTLTTEKGGIHPKEAAEHHAKLMKPLLKKALQEANISIEDVDVIAFSQGPGLGPCLRVVATAARALAIKYNRPIVGVNHCIAHVEITKMFGIKDPVGLYVSGGNTQVLALEGKRYRVFGETLDIGIGNALDTFAREIGLGFPGGPKIEKLARNGKKYIELPYAVKGMDLSFSGLLTEAVRKFKSGKYRIEDIAYSFQETAFAALVEVTERAVAHTEKEEVVLVGGVAANNRLREMLKIMAEDRGVKFFVPPYDLCRDNGAMIAYTGLLMYKAGITFKIEDTIVNQRFRTDEVEVTW
- a CDS encoding DUF257 family protein translates to MKGIEVVTVKDIIMRVRPKETMMLKYSSYNHPGILVYEFLRKIKHYYNERVGVVIIDMLDNLGIIQYQVEACGFDFNSVLNGVKILKVGGSLDVGDVKAKIGLSGAYVIHRGKFNVALEKVLSEFSDREFIVVIHIGLDKFLMLLDERERLVQVHDIINYVTTKTFDIRDIWVINTTLWTQLKPYVPECFEEVMLFIGEMIDSTNVKVLKAIDKELVGKVIHF
- a CDS encoding CGP-CTERM sorting domain-containing protein is translated as MRKSIVLVLMFITALSFANQAFAYEPQRLFDIEMYITVYPSGTAMVKINAKLIDPAFIAYFTNLNNSNPQNANNEFRKMVYSLIYGNFKREVEKKSKEAMIVIPEVGFIKIGKNWTAVVNFKIYNFLVEKNQTLQSSVYGPMSFLFKNHVFEYTWKKLTLVFPKDMYVVNLAPAPKELTENVAVWENGNYLPIIVLTFNETVFQQERTKKTKIIPFEEFLNNSTKLIYLTYDPFAGTVTFNGSITGVKPEQYHIAKIIDEFNRTMDLIKFDIKSTENGVTFSGEAKPMLQYKETLTKKMWNVTIKLPFRFDKVNIESPKGQNVEMIYSKTDGTAVNMVFEEKKICGPGIIVGLAILPLLLKKRRR